A window of the Rhodococcus sp. 4CII genome harbors these coding sequences:
- a CDS encoding GAF domain-containing protein, whose amino-acid sequence MSTAAPLPDKRKPAGTAPGSYQADIRACTAFREVAEALAEGRDLDVVLHVIAEKLSLLTGADRCSIHLVDKETGLLHGRAAHAPTNIDAQVKQLVSGTMQDSFTREILTTRRPVALLNTLSDPRPIKSAMRRWNAQSVLGVPMVLHDEVIGVVYLDSENTPVEFSAADQELAVAFADLGATAIRQTQLTTRLRSSLSTVATQIEQLRQAASLEEQLTEIVLRGSSLREIGDTVARLLGKPCAIYDNAFRRRVLSSPARSAQNFTPKLLDKDIREAPAVKESLAQLKPGTPTVIQPLPWLGLHHRLLLCAVMLDEDCWGYVVVAEHGRRLSPLDEAVVRRAALNIALERSGERRAGTVQWHTIEAFTGSLLRGDESVAALEERAEVLGLRLDVPRVVCLVAARQKDATLQISPQMLAKRLTDRDSPSAVMAAPSGNDIALILELPESADHRRGVAWAKNRVRAALTGIASENALNVAISTVAHAPGEDTRAFNEARQVLSCMHHHLGIPGTQFLTVDELGAGRLLLSSTDPTDALRYAHDALGPLLASDSAKTRELLTTLSVFLDAGWSVRRAARLLGVHANTIRYRTARIEQLTGLDVATDAHAQLTAQLALLILRMNGLLPPASALPMTDHLAETSDQIDADDADADVE is encoded by the coding sequence GTGAGCACTGCAGCCCCCTTGCCTGACAAACGTAAGCCAGCTGGCACGGCACCAGGTTCGTACCAGGCCGACATCCGGGCGTGCACCGCGTTTCGTGAGGTGGCCGAGGCGCTGGCCGAGGGCCGCGATCTCGATGTCGTATTGCATGTTATCGCCGAGAAGCTGTCCCTATTGACCGGCGCCGACCGTTGCAGCATTCATCTGGTGGATAAGGAGACCGGGCTTCTGCATGGTCGGGCGGCGCATGCCCCGACCAATATCGACGCCCAAGTCAAACAGCTGGTCAGCGGCACGATGCAGGACAGTTTCACCCGGGAGATCCTCACGACTCGCCGACCGGTGGCCCTCTTGAACACCTTGTCTGACCCGCGCCCGATCAAATCCGCGATGCGTCGATGGAACGCTCAATCCGTCCTCGGTGTTCCGATGGTCCTTCACGATGAAGTCATCGGGGTCGTCTACCTCGACAGCGAAAACACCCCTGTCGAATTCAGCGCCGCGGACCAGGAACTCGCTGTCGCGTTCGCGGACCTGGGGGCCACGGCGATCCGGCAGACACAGCTGACCACTCGGCTGCGCTCGAGTCTGTCCACCGTAGCCACCCAAATCGAACAACTGCGGCAAGCCGCCAGCCTGGAAGAGCAGCTGACCGAGATAGTTCTTCGAGGGTCGAGCCTAAGGGAGATTGGTGACACGGTCGCCCGCCTTCTGGGCAAACCGTGCGCGATCTACGACAACGCATTCCGCCGACGAGTGTTGTCCTCCCCTGCCAGGTCCGCGCAGAACTTCACCCCTAAATTGCTGGACAAGGATATTCGCGAGGCTCCAGCGGTCAAGGAATCGCTTGCCCAATTGAAGCCCGGAACGCCCACGGTGATCCAACCCCTCCCCTGGCTCGGGCTGCATCATCGTCTCCTCCTCTGCGCCGTCATGCTCGATGAGGATTGCTGGGGCTACGTGGTAGTCGCCGAACACGGTCGTCGATTGAGCCCACTCGACGAGGCCGTGGTTCGCCGCGCCGCGCTGAACATCGCGCTGGAAAGATCCGGTGAGCGACGCGCCGGTACCGTTCAATGGCACACGATCGAGGCGTTCACGGGATCTCTGTTACGTGGCGATGAGTCGGTCGCGGCCCTCGAGGAGCGGGCCGAGGTGTTGGGCCTACGTCTGGACGTTCCCCGCGTCGTATGTCTGGTTGCCGCGCGGCAGAAGGACGCGACCCTGCAAATCTCACCTCAGATGCTGGCAAAACGGCTCACCGATCGTGACTCACCTTCGGCGGTCATGGCTGCGCCATCCGGGAACGACATTGCCCTGATTCTCGAGCTTCCCGAGAGTGCCGATCACCGTCGCGGCGTCGCCTGGGCCAAAAATCGAGTCCGTGCAGCCCTCACCGGAATCGCCTCCGAGAACGCGCTGAACGTTGCCATCTCCACCGTGGCCCACGCCCCGGGTGAGGACACCCGCGCCTTCAACGAGGCCCGTCAGGTCCTGTCCTGCATGCACCACCATTTGGGCATTCCCGGCACTCAATTCCTCACAGTGGACGAACTGGGCGCCGGCCGTCTGCTCTTGTCCTCCACCGACCCGACTGATGCCTTGCGCTACGCGCATGACGCACTTGGCCCGCTCCTGGCGTCGGACAGCGCCAAAACCCGGGAGTTGTTGACCACGCTCAGCGTCTTCTTGGATGCCGGGTGGAGCGTTCGACGCGCCGCGCGACTTCTCGGGGTACACGCCAACACCATCCGCTACCGCACCGCCAGGATCGAGCAGCTGACCGGCCTCGACGTCGCCACCGATGCACACGCCCAGCTCACTGCACAGCTCGCACTTCTCATTCTCCGGATGAATGGTCTGCTTCCCCCGGCATCCGCCCTACCAATGACAGATCATCTCGCGGAAACCAGCGATCAGATCGATGCCGACGACGCCGACGCCGACGTGGAATAG
- a CDS encoding acyl-CoA thioesterase: MTMYPLDRLPLDKYPCQRDLSLVFGDIDTIGHVNNVAIARFFEEARVHLYRMVDSYLSEKRAMRMVLAHVEIDYAAEVSYPGEVQIGIGVDEIGRTSVRQGAALFQGGRCVAVARSVDVNTVEGQAGAAGLSEDYRLALHKCLLPQIQL, translated from the coding sequence ATGACCATGTACCCCCTGGATCGCCTGCCGCTCGACAAGTACCCGTGTCAGCGCGACCTCAGCCTGGTGTTCGGGGACATTGACACCATCGGCCATGTGAACAACGTGGCGATCGCGAGATTCTTCGAAGAGGCACGGGTCCATCTGTATCGAATGGTAGACAGCTATCTTTCCGAGAAACGCGCGATGAGGATGGTACTGGCACACGTCGAAATCGACTATGCCGCGGAAGTTTCCTACCCCGGCGAGGTACAGATCGGAATCGGCGTCGATGAGATCGGAAGAACCTCGGTACGGCAAGGGGCTGCTCTCTTCCAGGGTGGCCGCTGTGTGGCCGTGGCGCGGTCTGTCGACGTCAACACCGTCGAAGGCCAAGCCGGCGCGGCCGGGTTGAGTGAGGATTACCGGCTCGCGTTACACAAGTGCCTGCTGCCCCAGATCCAACTTTGA
- a CDS encoding adenylate/guanylate cyclase domain-containing protein: MDGLDGTERSIRIRILQHLADRGISTDGLASATREGQLGHQLLDVTLSPHGAMYSLEQISQSTNISPEDVERWFRSMGRGVSTSTSVDYNDDDLRLAQLLTEYRALGIADAGLFAFARIVGRNTSTLADASKSLIQKNLDTNRDRPEIALQFARELQRFAEFQSQLLHRAVATRLRQQISQQIRADITAEHAPEAQDIAVCFADMVGFTVLGEQLTPTELGDLADRLDTLTTDLIEPPVQFVKTVGDAVMLLSPDPTRLAAVVLKIVTAAQQHGLPPIHAGIAWGTAVRSAGDWIGQPLNRASRIATIAEPREVLADSETMRRIKSAEMTIESAGTHQLKGFTGGNQLYRILLKQQKGDQSPMQDR, encoded by the coding sequence TTGGATGGCCTGGACGGAACAGAACGATCTATCCGGATCCGGATACTGCAACATCTCGCCGACCGAGGGATCAGTACCGATGGCCTGGCGTCCGCAACTCGTGAAGGCCAGTTAGGTCACCAATTGCTCGACGTGACCCTGTCGCCCCACGGCGCTATGTACTCGTTGGAGCAGATTTCACAATCGACCAACATATCGCCGGAAGACGTTGAGAGATGGTTCAGGTCAATGGGCCGCGGCGTGTCTACAAGTACCTCGGTAGATTATAACGACGACGACCTGCGCCTTGCGCAATTACTCACCGAGTATCGGGCTTTGGGTATCGCAGACGCTGGATTGTTCGCGTTCGCCCGGATTGTGGGACGAAATACGTCAACTTTGGCCGACGCAAGCAAGTCATTGATACAAAAGAATCTGGACACCAACCGCGATCGACCCGAGATCGCTTTACAATTTGCGCGTGAATTGCAACGGTTCGCCGAATTTCAATCCCAACTTCTCCACCGGGCAGTTGCCACTCGCCTTCGACAGCAAATCAGTCAACAAATTCGTGCAGACATCACCGCCGAGCACGCGCCTGAAGCGCAAGACATCGCAGTGTGTTTCGCTGATATGGTCGGTTTCACTGTTTTAGGCGAACAGTTGACGCCGACCGAACTGGGCGACTTGGCTGATCGACTTGACACCCTAACTACCGATTTGATCGAGCCGCCGGTCCAGTTCGTCAAAACAGTGGGCGACGCGGTGATGTTACTCTCACCCGATCCAACCCGTCTGGCTGCGGTTGTGCTCAAAATTGTTACCGCCGCCCAACAGCATGGCCTTCCGCCCATACATGCCGGCATTGCGTGGGGTACTGCTGTCCGCAGCGCTGGCGATTGGATTGGCCAACCGCTGAATCGGGCCAGTAGGATCGCCACAATAGCGGAGCCGCGCGAGGTCCTTGCAGACAGTGAGACCATGCGCCGAATAAAAAGTGCAGAAATGACCATTGAATCGGCGGGAACACATCAATTGAAGGGATTCACCGGGGGAAATCAGCTATATCGAATACTCCTGAAGCAACAAAAGGGCGACCAATCCCCGATGCAGGATCGTTGA